A single Anopheles arabiensis isolate DONGOLA chromosome 2, AaraD3, whole genome shotgun sequence DNA region contains:
- the LOC120895265 gene encoding SR-related and CTD-associated factor 8 isoform X2, giving the protein METVRVFNQELSGLYESKPPISKAKMASITRSAMKAIKFYKHVVQSVEKFIQKCKCEYKIPGLYVIDSIVRQSRHQFGPEKDVFAPRFARNMESTFAHLFRCPPEDKSKIIRVLNLWQKNMVFLPEVIQPLFDLANPDHPIHQQYNAQVLQEQAAGANGMNPGGLPHDSPVGGSMGGGMDDHGGQLQMGETKQLDPSTIRQLQQFQQILMRQTSGDQANAVSKDQVKFNKKLLDFDYGSDDDDDKNSPSVPLPANAGMPDLSQVPAGNIAQILSDPNVLKQLQNLQKLKQQEEKQTKLSEMMLKEEKFEKHLASVLMKLPFANECDLSRQPPIDVNAGHSKDVDTDNDVSITGVEILGDPIPVGGSRGGGIGLGGSGTASGSGNNDRYKSSSSSSRRKSRSRSPRDRRGGGTSGRRGRSHSRSRSASPRSSRRRSSRDRGGTSAKDREREKEHERERKRKGLPEMKKEHLSVCSTTLWVGHLSKLVQQEELSDTFGKYGDIVSIDMIPPRGCAFIVMNRRQDAFKCMQSLKNHKMHGRTITISWAAGKGVKSKEWKDYWDLDLGVSYIPWSKLSPSTDLETLEDGGMFDEDTIPQWMKEKSTAGGTAAAGPSAAAAAAAAAAAMGLGLAPGMGLKKLDGSDLSSAAAAAAAAAAAGMLNPSLFPLSAVDTSQPPPTAMMGMGMPPFPMGPVARLPIPMGIPMGPNMVPGLGINVPPPGMMMPGNPPPLPMGGFGVLPPPPPSSSSSAAPGMMDDMDIEMEDEHTSNPAPMVGGGQGAGAFFNQPPPPLMPPTANLGPQPGPPGNVAGFFGGSAAGPNMPGSGPNMPDNGGMLDGGSDDADGEANMAGGRGARDGFLHGSDEARDNLRGRGGSDRSRDRDQRGGGFERGAGGDGGGRRDRGDRGSRWGGGGNDRGGANNFRGTGGGNNQQDDRPLSERLRELAGVLEFNNQQQRAGGVGVGGGRLFARVGNDGDDFGNRDADFTRRGGNFQQNRFNNNAAGGNGDLAGRNQGRNGPFGNQQQGGRGGMFGNRLGRNNNQQQQRGGQFFNEDRQQQQGGFFDRNEDSNGYDSGGNNNGPNNRRNWNDRAGGRGNNGGNNRDEGNRGRGRQQNWRSGDESAGEGGGSGGGQRFNNARGGGNNNRGNSGGNRPGAAARWDDDNESWDDANNRPTTGRQTQFGASNRQRRNSGGNDEQENDQQEQRREGQSENDDMAICDDQSRHSENDTARDMHNVPLNRHEDDGDAMGDRRFQRNHHRRNDDADDERPQPILYSPEPEEEPDEMGGNDQYAREDNTNYHQGDDNGGQDHPNRGVEATDELMNQCQSQEDSSQFGGATADDRFEEQREQEQAAPSSAMEQGVRDEDNDYSHPEKQQDLPEDDRNETAAASSSSPTMPTPCQEQNNEPSVQSNDTAEEEPASGEPAAC; this is encoded by the exons ATGGAGACGGTCCGGGTCTTCAACCAGGAG CTGTCCGGGCTCTATGAGTCGAAGCCGCCCATATCGAAGGCCAAAATGGCCTCGATTACCCGCAGTGCAATGAAGGCGATCAAGTTCTACAAGCATGTGGTGCAGAGTGTGGAAAAGTTTATCCAGAAGTGCAAGTGCGAATACAAGATTCCCGGCCTGTACGTGATCGATTCGATTGTGCGCCAATCGCGTCATCAGTTCGGTCCGGAGAAGGATGTGTTCGCACCGCGGTTTGCACGCAACATGGAGTCCACGTTTGCGCATCTGTTTCGCTGCCCGCCCGAAGATAAG AGCAAAATTATCCGGGTGCTAAATCTCTGGCAGAAGAACATGGTCTTTTTGCCCGAAGTCATCCAACCGCTGTTTGACCTCGCGAATCCGGACCACCCGATCCACCAGCAGTACAATGCACAGGTGCTGCAGGAGCAGGCGGCGGGGGCGAACGGGATGAACCCGGGCGGGCTGCCACACGACTCGCCGGTAGGAGGTTCGATGGGTGGTGGCATGGATGACCACGGCGGTCAGCTGCAGATGGGCGAAACG AAACAACTCGACCCGTCCACCATCCGGCAGCTGCAGCAATTTCAGCAAATTCTGATGCGTCAAACGTCCGGCGATCAAGCCAACGCAGTGTCGAAGGATCAGGTGAAGTTTAACAAGAAGCTGCTGGACTTCGATTACGGCagcgatgatgacgacgataaGAACTCGCCATCGGTACCGTTACCGGCAAACGCCGGTATGCCCGATCTGTCGCAGGTGCCCGCCGGCAACATTGCGCAGATTTTGTCCGACCCGAACGTGCTGAAACAGCTGCAGAACCTGCAGAAGCTGAagcagcaggaggagaagCAAACGAAGCTGTCGGAAATGATGCTGAAGGAGGAGAAGTTCGAGAAGCATCTTGCCAGCGTCCTGATGAAGTTACCCTTCGCCAACGAGTGCGATCTTAGTCGGCAGCCACCGATTGATGTAAATGCCG GTCACTCGAAGGATGTTGATACTGATAACGACGTCTCAATAACAGGAGTTGAG ATCCTGGGAGATCCCATACCGGTTGGTGGCAGCCGCGGCGGAGGCATCGGACTGGGAGGCAGTGGAACCGCTAGTGGAAGTGGCAACAACGATCGCTACAAatcatcgtcgtcctcgtcgcgGCGTAAAAGCAGATCCCGATCACCGCGCGATCGTCGGGGCGGTGGAACCAGCGGACGTCGCGGTCGTTCGCATTCCCGTTCGCGGTCAGCTTCGCCAAGATCGTCCCGCAGGCGTTCGTCCCGCGATCGCGGTGGCACGTCGGCCAAGGATCGGGAACGGGAGAAGGAACATGAGCGGGAGCGCAAACGGAAGGGTTTGCCGGAGATGAAAAAAGAGCACCTGAGTG TTTGCAGCACGACACTGTGGGTCGGGCATCTCTCCAAGCTGGTTCAGCAGGAGGAGCTATCGGACACGTTCGGCAAGTATGGTGACATCGTGAGCATCGATATGATACCGCCCAGGGGCTGTGCGTTTATCGTCATGAACCGGAGGCAGGATGCGTTCAAGTGCATGCAAAGCCTCAAGAACCATAAGATGCACGGGCGCACCATCACGATCTCTTGGGCCGCCGGCAAAGGCGTCAAGAGCAAGGAATGGAAGGACTACTGGGATCTGGATCTGGGCGTAAGCTACATTCCCTGGTCCAAGTTAAGCCCCAGCACGGATCTGGAAACGCTCGAAGATGGTGGCATGTTCGACGAGGATACAATTCCACAGTGGATGAAGGAAAAATCGACCGCAGGCGGAACGGCTGCAGCCGGaccatcggcagcagcagcagcagcagctgccgccGCAGCCATGGGCCTTGGTTTGGCACCGGGCATGGGCTTAAAGAAGCTGGACGGTTCGGACCTGTCgtcggcagcggcggcagctgcagctgctgcggcCGCCGGAATGCTGAATCCGTCTCTGTTCCCACTGAGTGCGGTCGACACAAGTCAGCCACCGCCAACCGCTATGATGGGAATGGGAATGCCACCCTTCCCGATGGGCCCAGTGGCAAG ACTGCCAATTCCGATGGGTATCCCGATGGGACCGAACATGGTGCCTGGCTTGGGAATCAATGTGCCCCCTCCAGGGATGATGATGCCAGGCAATCCCCCGCCGCTGCCGATGGGCGGTTTCGGTGTGCTGCCTCCGCCGCCGCCTTCGTCCAGTTCATCTGCTGCTCCGGGTATGATGg ATGATATGGACATCGAGATGGAGGACGAACACACTTCCAACCCTGCCCCGATGGTCGGCGGTGGCCAGGGTGCCGGTGCATTCTTTAAtcagccaccgccaccgttgaTGCCTCCGACCGCAAACCTTGGCCCCCAACCGGGACCACCGGGTAATGTTGCTGGTTTCTTTGGCGGTTCGGCGGCAGGGCCAAACATGCCGGGTTCCGGACCAAATATGCCCGACAACGGGGGCATGCTGGATGGAGGCAGCGATGACGCCGACGGCGAAGCGAACATGGCAGGTGGTCGCGGTGCGAGAGATGGCTTTCTGCACGGCAGCGACGAGGCGCGAGATAATCTTCGGGGTCGGGGCGGTAGCGACCGTAGCAGGGACCGTGATCAGCGAGGCGGTGGCTTCGAAAGAGGAGCtggcggtgatggtggtggtcgaCGCGATCGAGGTGATCGGGGCAGCCGGTGGGGTGGCGGTGGAAATGATCGCGGAGGAGCCAATAATTTCCGCGGCACCGGTGGCGGCAACAACCAGCAGGACGACCGACCGCTGTCGGAGCGGCTACGGGAGCTGGCTGGCGTTTTGGAATTCAATAATCAACAGCAACGCGCCGGGGGCGTTGGTGTCGGCGGCGGTCGTCTCTTCGCGCGAGTGGGCAATGATGGAGACG ATTTTGGCAACCGGGACGCAGACTTTACGCGACGCGGCGGAAACTTCCAGCAGAATAGGTTCAACAACAACGCGGCTGGTGGAAACGGCGACCTCGCCGGGCGCAACCAGGGTCGCAATGGACCGTTCGGCAACCAGCAGCAGGGTGGACGCGGCGGAATGTTTGGCAACCGGCTCGGAAGAAATaacaaccaacagcaacagcgtgGTGGTCAGTTTTTCAATGAAGaccggcaacagcagcagggtgGCTTCTTCGATCGCAACGAAGATAGCAATGGTTACGATTCTGGTGGTAACAACAATGGCCCCAACAATCGTCGCAACTGGAACGATCGCGCGGGCGGTCGGGGCAACAACGGAGGCAACAACCGCGACGAAGGTAACCGTGGACGGGGAAGGCAACAGAATTGGCGCAGTGGCGATGAAAGTGCGGGTGAAGGTGGTGGCTCTGGAGGAGGACAGCGGTTCAATAATGCCCGCGGAGGAGGCAACAATAATCGTGGCAATAGTGGAGGCAATCGCCCCGGTGCTGCGGCCCGATGGGACGATGACAACGAGTCGTGGGACGATGCTAACAATAGGCCGACCACCGGACGGCAAACACAGTTCGGAGCAAGCAACCGCCAGCGTAGAAACTCGGGCGGAAATGACGAGCAAGAGAACGATCAGCAGGAGCAACGCCGAGAAGGACAATCGGAAAATGACGACATGGCGATTTGCGATGACCAGTCCCGACACAGTGAAAACGATACCGCCAGAGATATGCACAATGTCCCGCTGAACAGACACGAAGATGACGGCGATGCCATGGGCGATCGACGATTCCAGCGCAATCATCATCGCCGAAACGATGATGCAGATGACGAAAGGCCACAGCCCATCCTGTACTCCCCAGAACCGGAAGAGGAGCCCGACGAAATGGGTGGCAATGACCAGTATGCTCGGGAGGATAATACAAACTACCACCAAGGGGACGATAATGGTGGCCAAGATCATCCTAATCGTGGAGTGGAAGCAACCGATGAGCTGATGAATCAATGTCAGTCACAGGAAGATAGCTCGCAATTCGGCGGAGCAACGGCGGACGATCGGTTCGAAGAGCAGCGAGAACAGGAGCAAGCAGCTCCTTCGTCTGCCATGGAACAAGGTGTACGGGATGAGGATAATGACTACTCCCATCCGGAAAAGCAACAAGATCTGCCCGAAGACGATCGCAATGAGACTGCAGCAGCATCTTCATCTTCCCCGACGATGCCCACCCCCTGCCAGGAACAAAACAATGAGCCTAGTGTTCAATCGAATGACACCGCCGAAGAGGAACCAGCTTCTGGCGAACCTGCTGCATGTTGA
- the LOC120895265 gene encoding SR-related and CTD-associated factor 4 isoform X1 yields METVRVFNQELSGLYESKPPISKAKMASITRSAMKAIKFYKHVVQSVEKFIQKCKCEYKIPGLYVIDSIVRQSRHQFGPEKDVFAPRFARNMESTFAHLFRCPPEDKSKIIRVLNLWQKNMVFLPEVIQPLFDLANPDHPIHQQYNAQVLQEQAAGANGMNPGGLPHDSPVGGSMGGGMDDHGGQLQMGETKQLDPSTIRQLQQFQQILMRQTSGDQANAVSKDQVKFNKKLLDFDYGSDDDDDKNSPSVPLPANAGMPDLSQVPAGNIAQILSDPNVLKQLQNLQKLKQQEEKQTKLSEMMLKEEKFEKHLASVLMKLPFANECDLSRQPPIDVNAGHSKDVDTDNDVSITGVEILGDPIPVGGSRGGGIGLGGSGTASGSGNNDRYKSSSSSSRRKSRSRSPRDRRGGGTSGRRGRSHSRSRSASPRSSRRRSSRDRGGTSAKDREREKEHERERKRKGLPEMKKEHLSVCSTTLWVGHLSKLVQQEELSDTFGKYGDIVSIDMIPPRGCAFIVMNRRQDAFKCMQSLKNHKMHGRTITISWAAGKGVKSKEWKDYWDLDLGVSYIPWSKLSPSTDLETLEDGGMFDEDTIPQWMKEKSTAGGTAAAGPSAAAAAAAAAAAMGLGLAPGMGLKKLDGSDLSSAAAAAAAAAAAGMLNPSLFPLSAVDTSQPPPTAMMGMGMPPFPMGPVARLPIPMGIPMGPNMVPGLGINVPPPGMMMPGNPPPLPMGGFGVLPPPPPSSSSSAAPGMMGNGGGAANLMSSSSNMSKSSADDMDIEMEDEHTSNPAPMVGGGQGAGAFFNQPPPPLMPPTANLGPQPGPPGNVAGFFGGSAAGPNMPGSGPNMPDNGGMLDGGSDDADGEANMAGGRGARDGFLHGSDEARDNLRGRGGSDRSRDRDQRGGGFERGAGGDGGGRRDRGDRGSRWGGGGNDRGGANNFRGTGGGNNQQDDRPLSERLRELAGVLEFNNQQQRAGGVGVGGGRLFARVGNDGDDFGNRDADFTRRGGNFQQNRFNNNAAGGNGDLAGRNQGRNGPFGNQQQGGRGGMFGNRLGRNNNQQQQRGGQFFNEDRQQQQGGFFDRNEDSNGYDSGGNNNGPNNRRNWNDRAGGRGNNGGNNRDEGNRGRGRQQNWRSGDESAGEGGGSGGGQRFNNARGGGNNNRGNSGGNRPGAAARWDDDNESWDDANNRPTTGRQTQFGASNRQRRNSGGNDEQENDQQEQRREGQSENDDMAICDDQSRHSENDTARDMHNVPLNRHEDDGDAMGDRRFQRNHHRRNDDADDERPQPILYSPEPEEEPDEMGGNDQYAREDNTNYHQGDDNGGQDHPNRGVEATDELMNQCQSQEDSSQFGGATADDRFEEQREQEQAAPSSAMEQGVRDEDNDYSHPEKQQDLPEDDRNETAAASSSSPTMPTPCQEQNNEPSVQSNDTAEEEPASGEPAAC; encoded by the exons ATGGAGACGGTCCGGGTCTTCAACCAGGAG CTGTCCGGGCTCTATGAGTCGAAGCCGCCCATATCGAAGGCCAAAATGGCCTCGATTACCCGCAGTGCAATGAAGGCGATCAAGTTCTACAAGCATGTGGTGCAGAGTGTGGAAAAGTTTATCCAGAAGTGCAAGTGCGAATACAAGATTCCCGGCCTGTACGTGATCGATTCGATTGTGCGCCAATCGCGTCATCAGTTCGGTCCGGAGAAGGATGTGTTCGCACCGCGGTTTGCACGCAACATGGAGTCCACGTTTGCGCATCTGTTTCGCTGCCCGCCCGAAGATAAG AGCAAAATTATCCGGGTGCTAAATCTCTGGCAGAAGAACATGGTCTTTTTGCCCGAAGTCATCCAACCGCTGTTTGACCTCGCGAATCCGGACCACCCGATCCACCAGCAGTACAATGCACAGGTGCTGCAGGAGCAGGCGGCGGGGGCGAACGGGATGAACCCGGGCGGGCTGCCACACGACTCGCCGGTAGGAGGTTCGATGGGTGGTGGCATGGATGACCACGGCGGTCAGCTGCAGATGGGCGAAACG AAACAACTCGACCCGTCCACCATCCGGCAGCTGCAGCAATTTCAGCAAATTCTGATGCGTCAAACGTCCGGCGATCAAGCCAACGCAGTGTCGAAGGATCAGGTGAAGTTTAACAAGAAGCTGCTGGACTTCGATTACGGCagcgatgatgacgacgataaGAACTCGCCATCGGTACCGTTACCGGCAAACGCCGGTATGCCCGATCTGTCGCAGGTGCCCGCCGGCAACATTGCGCAGATTTTGTCCGACCCGAACGTGCTGAAACAGCTGCAGAACCTGCAGAAGCTGAagcagcaggaggagaagCAAACGAAGCTGTCGGAAATGATGCTGAAGGAGGAGAAGTTCGAGAAGCATCTTGCCAGCGTCCTGATGAAGTTACCCTTCGCCAACGAGTGCGATCTTAGTCGGCAGCCACCGATTGATGTAAATGCCG GTCACTCGAAGGATGTTGATACTGATAACGACGTCTCAATAACAGGAGTTGAG ATCCTGGGAGATCCCATACCGGTTGGTGGCAGCCGCGGCGGAGGCATCGGACTGGGAGGCAGTGGAACCGCTAGTGGAAGTGGCAACAACGATCGCTACAAatcatcgtcgtcctcgtcgcgGCGTAAAAGCAGATCCCGATCACCGCGCGATCGTCGGGGCGGTGGAACCAGCGGACGTCGCGGTCGTTCGCATTCCCGTTCGCGGTCAGCTTCGCCAAGATCGTCCCGCAGGCGTTCGTCCCGCGATCGCGGTGGCACGTCGGCCAAGGATCGGGAACGGGAGAAGGAACATGAGCGGGAGCGCAAACGGAAGGGTTTGCCGGAGATGAAAAAAGAGCACCTGAGTG TTTGCAGCACGACACTGTGGGTCGGGCATCTCTCCAAGCTGGTTCAGCAGGAGGAGCTATCGGACACGTTCGGCAAGTATGGTGACATCGTGAGCATCGATATGATACCGCCCAGGGGCTGTGCGTTTATCGTCATGAACCGGAGGCAGGATGCGTTCAAGTGCATGCAAAGCCTCAAGAACCATAAGATGCACGGGCGCACCATCACGATCTCTTGGGCCGCCGGCAAAGGCGTCAAGAGCAAGGAATGGAAGGACTACTGGGATCTGGATCTGGGCGTAAGCTACATTCCCTGGTCCAAGTTAAGCCCCAGCACGGATCTGGAAACGCTCGAAGATGGTGGCATGTTCGACGAGGATACAATTCCACAGTGGATGAAGGAAAAATCGACCGCAGGCGGAACGGCTGCAGCCGGaccatcggcagcagcagcagcagcagctgccgccGCAGCCATGGGCCTTGGTTTGGCACCGGGCATGGGCTTAAAGAAGCTGGACGGTTCGGACCTGTCgtcggcagcggcggcagctgcagctgctgcggcCGCCGGAATGCTGAATCCGTCTCTGTTCCCACTGAGTGCGGTCGACACAAGTCAGCCACCGCCAACCGCTATGATGGGAATGGGAATGCCACCCTTCCCGATGGGCCCAGTGGCAAG ACTGCCAATTCCGATGGGTATCCCGATGGGACCGAACATGGTGCCTGGCTTGGGAATCAATGTGCCCCCTCCAGGGATGATGATGCCAGGCAATCCCCCGCCGCTGCCGATGGGCGGTTTCGGTGTGCTGCCTCCGCCGCCGCCTTCGTCCAGTTCATCTGCTGCTCCGGGTATGATGggtaatggtggtggtgcggcaAATCTGATGAGTTCTAGCTCCAATATGAGTAAATCGTCCGCAGATGATATGGACATCGAGATGGAGGACGAACACACTTCCAACCCTGCCCCGATGGTCGGCGGTGGCCAGGGTGCCGGTGCATTCTTTAAtcagccaccgccaccgttgaTGCCTCCGACCGCAAACCTTGGCCCCCAACCGGGACCACCGGGTAATGTTGCTGGTTTCTTTGGCGGTTCGGCGGCAGGGCCAAACATGCCGGGTTCCGGACCAAATATGCCCGACAACGGGGGCATGCTGGATGGAGGCAGCGATGACGCCGACGGCGAAGCGAACATGGCAGGTGGTCGCGGTGCGAGAGATGGCTTTCTGCACGGCAGCGACGAGGCGCGAGATAATCTTCGGGGTCGGGGCGGTAGCGACCGTAGCAGGGACCGTGATCAGCGAGGCGGTGGCTTCGAAAGAGGAGCtggcggtgatggtggtggtcgaCGCGATCGAGGTGATCGGGGCAGCCGGTGGGGTGGCGGTGGAAATGATCGCGGAGGAGCCAATAATTTCCGCGGCACCGGTGGCGGCAACAACCAGCAGGACGACCGACCGCTGTCGGAGCGGCTACGGGAGCTGGCTGGCGTTTTGGAATTCAATAATCAACAGCAACGCGCCGGGGGCGTTGGTGTCGGCGGCGGTCGTCTCTTCGCGCGAGTGGGCAATGATGGAGACG ATTTTGGCAACCGGGACGCAGACTTTACGCGACGCGGCGGAAACTTCCAGCAGAATAGGTTCAACAACAACGCGGCTGGTGGAAACGGCGACCTCGCCGGGCGCAACCAGGGTCGCAATGGACCGTTCGGCAACCAGCAGCAGGGTGGACGCGGCGGAATGTTTGGCAACCGGCTCGGAAGAAATaacaaccaacagcaacagcgtgGTGGTCAGTTTTTCAATGAAGaccggcaacagcagcagggtgGCTTCTTCGATCGCAACGAAGATAGCAATGGTTACGATTCTGGTGGTAACAACAATGGCCCCAACAATCGTCGCAACTGGAACGATCGCGCGGGCGGTCGGGGCAACAACGGAGGCAACAACCGCGACGAAGGTAACCGTGGACGGGGAAGGCAACAGAATTGGCGCAGTGGCGATGAAAGTGCGGGTGAAGGTGGTGGCTCTGGAGGAGGACAGCGGTTCAATAATGCCCGCGGAGGAGGCAACAATAATCGTGGCAATAGTGGAGGCAATCGCCCCGGTGCTGCGGCCCGATGGGACGATGACAACGAGTCGTGGGACGATGCTAACAATAGGCCGACCACCGGACGGCAAACACAGTTCGGAGCAAGCAACCGCCAGCGTAGAAACTCGGGCGGAAATGACGAGCAAGAGAACGATCAGCAGGAGCAACGCCGAGAAGGACAATCGGAAAATGACGACATGGCGATTTGCGATGACCAGTCCCGACACAGTGAAAACGATACCGCCAGAGATATGCACAATGTCCCGCTGAACAGACACGAAGATGACGGCGATGCCATGGGCGATCGACGATTCCAGCGCAATCATCATCGCCGAAACGATGATGCAGATGACGAAAGGCCACAGCCCATCCTGTACTCCCCAGAACCGGAAGAGGAGCCCGACGAAATGGGTGGCAATGACCAGTATGCTCGGGAGGATAATACAAACTACCACCAAGGGGACGATAATGGTGGCCAAGATCATCCTAATCGTGGAGTGGAAGCAACCGATGAGCTGATGAATCAATGTCAGTCACAGGAAGATAGCTCGCAATTCGGCGGAGCAACGGCGGACGATCGGTTCGAAGAGCAGCGAGAACAGGAGCAAGCAGCTCCTTCGTCTGCCATGGAACAAGGTGTACGGGATGAGGATAATGACTACTCCCATCCGGAAAAGCAACAAGATCTGCCCGAAGACGATCGCAATGAGACTGCAGCAGCATCTTCATCTTCCCCGACGATGCCCACCCCCTGCCAGGAACAAAACAATGAGCCTAGTGTTCAATCGAATGACACCGCCGAAGAGGAACCAGCTTCTGGCGAACCTGCTGCATGTTGA